A stretch of Gymnodinialimonas phycosphaerae DNA encodes these proteins:
- a CDS encoding Rrf2 family transcriptional regulator has product MKLSTKGRYAMVAMADLALQKDDALTSLSELSKRQNVSLPYLEQLFVKLRRADLVTSVRGPGGGYRLARPATEIRVVEIFEAVDETVSALHTGAGATGGASGSRAQSLTNRLWEGFSAHVYVFLHQTRLSDVVKNELSPCPAVPNLLELVDE; this is encoded by the coding sequence ATGAAGCTGAGCACGAAGGGCCGTTACGCGATGGTGGCCATGGCGGACCTCGCACTTCAGAAGGATGACGCGCTGACGTCGTTGTCTGAACTGTCCAAGCGACAGAACGTGAGCCTGCCGTACCTGGAACAGCTGTTCGTAAAGTTGCGCCGAGCCGATCTTGTGACGTCGGTGCGCGGGCCCGGCGGCGGCTACAGGTTGGCCCGCCCGGCGACCGAGATCCGAGTGGTGGAGATTTTCGAGGCGGTCGATGAGACAGTCAGCGCTCTGCATACGGGCGCGGGGGCGACGGGTGGAGCGTCGGGGTCGCGCGCACAGAGCCTGACGAACAGGCTGTGGGAGGGGTTCTCGGCCCATGTCTATGTGTTTCTGCACCAGACGCGCTTGTCTGATGTGGTGAAAAACGAGCTGTCGCCGTGCCCTGCGGTGCCCAACCTCTTAGAGTTGGTGGATGAGTAA
- a CDS encoding dimethylsulfoniopropionate demethylase has translation MALISPSRRLRRTPFSDGVEAAGVKAYTVYNRMLLPTMFRTVEEDYAHLKSAVQLWDVSVERQVEVRGPDAGRLVQMLTPRDLRGMLPGQCYYMPVVDETGGMLNDPVVLKLAEDRWWISIADSDLLFWVKGVAQGYRLDVLVDEPDVSPLAVQGPKADELMARVFGDAVRDIRFFRFGWFDFQGHDMVIARSGYSKQGGFEIYVEGWDVGMPLWNALMEAGRDLDVQAGCPNAIERIEGGLLSYGNDMTDDNTPHECGLGRFCNTATAVGCIGRDALLRVAKEGPVQQIRAIAIDTKALPSCDRAWPLMAGKKRVGQVTSAAYSPDYSEGVAIGMVRMTHWDEGTQLHVQSPSGLLPAEVRESFWI, from the coding sequence ATGGCCCTGATCTCCCCCTCTCGTCGCCTGCGCCGCACGCCGTTTTCCGACGGTGTCGAGGCCGCCGGTGTCAAAGCCTACACGGTCTACAACCGCATGTTGTTGCCCACCATGTTTCGCACGGTCGAAGAGGACTACGCGCACCTGAAATCTGCGGTGCAGCTTTGGGATGTCTCGGTCGAGCGTCAGGTCGAAGTCCGTGGCCCCGATGCGGGTCGCCTTGTGCAAATGCTGACCCCGCGCGATCTGCGTGGCATGCTGCCGGGCCAATGCTACTACATGCCCGTCGTCGATGAGACGGGCGGGATGCTGAACGATCCGGTGGTTCTGAAACTGGCCGAGGATCGCTGGTGGATCTCTATCGCGGACAGCGATTTGCTGTTTTGGGTCAAGGGCGTCGCCCAAGGCTATCGCCTTGACGTTCTGGTGGACGAGCCAGACGTGTCGCCGTTGGCCGTCCAGGGCCCCAAAGCCGATGAGTTGATGGCGCGTGTCTTTGGCGATGCGGTCCGGGATATCCGGTTCTTCCGCTTCGGCTGGTTCGATTTCCAGGGCCATGACATGGTTATCGCCCGCTCGGGCTATTCCAAGCAGGGTGGGTTCGAGATCTACGTGGAGGGCTGGGATGTCGGCATGCCGCTGTGGAACGCGCTGATGGAGGCGGGCCGCGACCTTGATGTCCAGGCCGGATGCCCCAACGCGATCGAGCGGATCGAGGGCGGCTTGTTGAGCTATGGCAACGACATGACCGATGACAATACGCCCCATGAATGCGGCCTTGGCCGCTTCTGCAACACCGCCACGGCGGTGGGGTGTATCGGCCGCGACGCGCTTCTGCGGGTGGCGAAAGAGGGGCCGGTGCAGCAAATTCGGGCCATTGCGATTGACACCAAGGCCCTGCCGTCGTGTGACAGGGCGTGGCCGCTGATGGCGGGCAAGAAGCGGGTGGGACAAGTGACCTCGGCCGCCTATAGCCCGGATTACAGCGAGGGGGTTGCCATTGGCATGGTGCGCATGACCCACTGGGATGAGGGCACTCAACTGCATGTGCAATCCCCAAGCGGGCTGCTGCCCGCCGAGGTGCGCGAAAGTTTTTGGATTTGA
- a CDS encoding DinB family protein, which produces MMIGPDYARHMARYNAWQNQWMFQAADALSQEQRDADRGAFWGSIQGTLSHLMWGDTLWISRFDGGEGPVSALVGSDTATAYDWPALMAGRPQLDARIAAWAWSTDDSDFEGDLTWYSGSLKRDMTMSRAICVMQIFNHQTHHRGQVHQMLTSLGVTPTDTDIPFMPAEVPEWI; this is translated from the coding sequence ATGATGATTGGTCCCGATTACGCCCGCCACATGGCGCGCTACAACGCGTGGCAGAACCAATGGATGTTCCAGGCCGCCGACGCCCTGTCGCAAGAACAGCGCGACGCGGATCGTGGTGCGTTCTGGGGCAGCATCCAAGGCACGCTTAGCCACCTGATGTGGGGCGATACCCTGTGGATCTCGCGCTTTGACGGCGGCGAAGGGCCGGTGTCTGCACTCGTGGGGTCTGACACCGCCACGGCGTACGACTGGCCCGCCCTGATGGCCGGTCGCCCGCAATTGGACGCGCGGATCGCGGCCTGGGCCTGGTCCACGGACGACAGCGATTTCGAGGGCGATTTGACGTGGTATTCCGGCAGCCTGAAGCGGGACATGACGATGTCGCGCGCGATCTGCGTGATGCAGATTTTCAACCATCAGACCCATCATCGCGGCCAGGTGCACCAGATGTTGACCAGCCTTGGCGTCACCCCCACCGACACGGACATTCCGTTCATGCCGGCGGAGGTGCCGGAATGGATCTAG
- the acuI gene encoding acryloyl-CoA reductase, translated as MTFNALIVEKDDEGKTSASVQAITEDRLPEGNVTVAVEYSTLNYKDGLCVGPGGGLVRTYPHVPGIDFSGTVETSDDARYSVGDKVVLTGWRVGEMHWGGYAQKARVNADWLVPLPDGLTTRQAMAVGTAGFTAMLAVMALEDHGLKTGNGEVLVTGAAGGVGSVATAILAARGHDVAAVTGRPEQADYLKSLGATRIVAREEINETVKRPLEAETWAGCVDAVGGDMLARVLGQMKYGASVAAVGLAGGAGLPATVIPFLLRGVNLLGIDSVMQPYANRVRAWEAIAKDLPMDKLEAMVKPATLADVPDLGRAILKGGVRGRVVVDVNA; from the coding sequence ATGACGTTCAATGCACTGATCGTGGAGAAAGACGACGAGGGCAAGACCAGCGCCTCTGTCCAGGCCATCACCGAGGATCGCCTGCCCGAGGGCAATGTGACGGTCGCGGTGGAGTATTCCACCCTCAACTACAAGGACGGTCTCTGTGTTGGCCCCGGCGGCGGGTTGGTGCGCACTTATCCGCATGTGCCGGGGATCGACTTCAGCGGCACCGTGGAAACCTCTGATGATGCGAGGTATTCCGTGGGCGACAAGGTTGTGCTGACCGGCTGGCGGGTGGGCGAGATGCACTGGGGCGGGTACGCGCAAAAGGCCCGTGTGAACGCCGATTGGCTGGTGCCGCTGCCCGACGGGTTGACGACCCGTCAGGCGATGGCCGTGGGCACCGCCGGGTTTACGGCGATGTTGGCGGTCATGGCACTTGAAGATCATGGGCTAAAAACCGGAAATGGTGAGGTTCTGGTGACTGGCGCCGCCGGTGGCGTGGGCTCGGTCGCGACTGCGATCCTTGCTGCGCGCGGCCACGATGTCGCCGCCGTGACGGGGCGGCCCGAGCAGGCGGACTACCTGAAATCCCTTGGGGCCACCCGCATCGTGGCACGTGAAGAGATCAATGAAACCGTCAAACGGCCTCTGGAAGCCGAGACCTGGGCCGGCTGTGTCGATGCGGTGGGTGGCGATATGCTGGCGCGCGTTCTGGGGCAAATGAAGTACGGCGCCTCTGTCGCGGCGGTGGGGCTTGCGGGCGGTGCCGGACTTCCGGCGACGGTCATTCCGTTTCTGCTGAGGGGCGTCAACCTGTTGGGCATCGACAGCGTCATGCAGCCCTATGCCAACCGTGTCCGCGCCTGGGAGGCGATCGCCAAGGATCTGCCGATGGACAAGCTGGAGGCGATGGTGAAACCCGCGACGCTGGCCGATGTGCCTGATCTGGGCCGTGCCATCCTGAAGGGCGGCGTCCGGGGCCGTGTTGTGGTGGATGTGAACGCCTAA
- a CDS encoding alpha/beta hydrolase: protein MPEVIFPGPEGRLEGRYHPQKAKDAPIAIILHPHPQFGGTMNNRVVYNLHYAFHQMGFTVLRFNFRGVGRSQGEYDQGIGELSDAASALDYLQSMNPNSKHCWVAGFSFGAWIGMQLLMRRPEITGFISVSPPANMYDFSFLAPCPASGLVINGTADRVAKPQDTRILVDKLHEQKGITITHEEAEGAGHFFEDPHMDPMIDSVQTYVRRRLTENTR, encoded by the coding sequence ATGCCCGAGGTTATTTTCCCCGGACCAGAAGGACGCCTTGAGGGCCGTTACCACCCCCAAAAGGCCAAGGACGCCCCCATTGCCATCATCCTGCACCCACATCCGCAGTTCGGCGGCACGATGAACAACCGCGTCGTGTATAATCTGCACTATGCTTTCCACCAGATGGGCTTCACGGTTCTGCGCTTCAACTTCCGCGGCGTGGGTCGCAGCCAGGGTGAATACGACCAGGGCATTGGAGAGCTGTCCGACGCCGCCTCCGCCCTTGATTACCTGCAATCGATGAACCCCAACTCCAAGCATTGCTGGGTTGCGGGCTTCTCCTTCGGCGCATGGATCGGGATGCAGCTCTTGATGCGACGGCCCGAAATCACCGGATTCATCTCTGTTTCTCCGCCCGCCAATATGTACGATTTCTCGTTCCTCGCGCCTTGCCCGGCCTCGGGCCTCGTGATCAACGGCACCGCTGACCGCGTCGCCAAGCCGCAAGATACCCGTATCCTCGTGGACAAGCTTCACGAGCAGAAAGGCATCACGATCACCCACGAAGAGGCAGAGGGCGCGGGCCACTTCTTCGAGGATCCCCATATGGACCCGATGATCGACAGCGTGCAGACCTACGTCCGCCGTCGCCTGACCGAGAATACACGGTAG
- the arsC gene encoding arsenate reductase (glutaredoxin) (This arsenate reductase requires both glutathione and glutaredoxin to convert arsenate to arsenite, after which the efflux transporter formed by ArsA and ArsB can extrude the arsenite from the cell, providing resistance.): MIVIHHNPDCGTSRNALASIRATGAEPVVIEYLKTGWTRGQLLGLFAAADITPREALRTSKSPAESLGLTDPAVTDDALLDAMVADPILANRPLVCTPKGVALCRPTVNVVTLLPAPPTGPVHDAKGAQIWPAP, translated from the coding sequence ATGATCGTCATCCATCACAACCCTGATTGCGGCACCTCGCGCAATGCGCTTGCCAGCATCCGCGCCACAGGCGCGGAGCCTGTCGTGATCGAATACCTGAAAACCGGCTGGACGCGCGGGCAGCTTCTGGGCCTTTTCGCCGCTGCGGATATCACCCCGCGAGAGGCGCTGCGAACCAGCAAATCCCCTGCCGAATCCCTTGGCCTGACCGATCCCGCCGTCACGGACGATGCCCTGTTGGACGCCATGGTCGCCGATCCGATCCTTGCGAACCGTCCTCTCGTCTGCACCCCCAAGGGTGTGGCCTTGTGCCGTCCAACTGTGAACGTCGTCACCCTGTTGCCCGCCCCGCCCACAGGTCCGGTTCATGACGCCAAGGGCGCTCAAATCTGGCCCGCGCCGTAA
- a CDS encoding NADP-dependent isocitrate dehydrogenase, translating to MTTPDIIYTKVDEAPELASASLLPIIQRFAKAAGISVGTKDISLAGRILATFPEHLTNDQRVSDDLAALGELVKTPAANVIKLPNISASVPQLVAAVTELQSKGYNIPNYPEAPDTEEEKAIRARYDTIKGSAVNPVLREGNSDRRAAAAVKNYAQKNPHRMGAWEASSKTRVAAMDGGDFFSNETSVTLEAETSAKIVLETARGETVLKDGLSYPAGTVLDATYMSASALDAFLADEIGKTMAAQTEGEAVLFSLHMKATMMKVSDPIIFGHAVKAWLAPVFDKFSEELKAAGVNPNSGMGDLLARVADNPEIMAAIEENRKSRPPMYMVDSDKGIGNLHVPSDVIIDASMPALIRAGGKGWGPDGKEHDAVCVIPDNSYAPVYDESIAFFKENGALDPATAGTVQNIGLMAQKAEEYGSHPTTFEIAESGTVKMIASDGTVLHSHDVQPGDIWRSASARKAPIEDWVQLAIDRQKATGFRAIFWLDANRAHDAQLIQYVKPLLQAAGVADKFEIMAPRDATRASLETITKGENTIAITGNVLRDYLTDLFPILELATSAKMLSIVKLMQGGGLFETGAGGSAPKHVQQLHGEGHLRWDSLGEFCALGESFTFLADAKGNAKARVLGNAVDAATQGILDDNRSPGRKVSQPDNRDSHYWFARYWAEALAAQTDDAELAAEFAPVAKALAEHEATILAELDTTEGAEADTGGYYMNDPAKLAAVMRPSATLNGIIG from the coding sequence ATGACAACTCCTGACATCATCTACACCAAAGTCGACGAAGCGCCCGAACTGGCCTCGGCCTCTCTGCTGCCGATCATCCAGCGCTTCGCCAAAGCGGCAGGCATTTCCGTGGGCACCAAGGATATCAGCCTTGCTGGCCGTATCCTTGCGACCTTCCCCGAGCATCTGACAAACGATCAGCGCGTCTCGGACGATCTCGCGGCCTTGGGCGAGTTGGTGAAGACGCCCGCCGCCAACGTGATCAAGCTGCCCAACATCTCGGCCTCGGTCCCGCAATTGGTCGCCGCCGTGACCGAGCTGCAATCCAAGGGATATAACATCCCCAATTATCCCGAAGCCCCTGATACGGAAGAAGAAAAGGCCATTCGTGCACGCTATGACACGATCAAGGGATCGGCCGTGAACCCGGTGCTGCGCGAAGGGAACTCGGACCGTCGCGCGGCGGCTGCCGTGAAGAACTACGCCCAGAAAAATCCCCACCGCATGGGTGCCTGGGAGGCCTCCAGCAAGACGCGCGTCGCGGCCATGGACGGCGGCGATTTCTTCTCGAACGAAACTTCCGTGACGCTGGAAGCCGAAACCTCGGCCAAGATCGTGCTGGAAACCGCGCGTGGCGAGACGGTCCTGAAAGACGGCCTCAGCTACCCCGCCGGTACCGTGCTGGACGCCACCTACATGAGCGCCAGTGCCCTTGATGCCTTTCTGGCCGACGAGATCGGGAAGACGATGGCGGCCCAAACTGAAGGTGAAGCCGTGCTGTTCTCGCTGCACATGAAGGCCACGATGATGAAGGTGTCCGATCCGATCATCTTCGGCCATGCGGTCAAGGCGTGGCTTGCGCCGGTCTTCGACAAGTTCAGCGAAGAACTGAAGGCTGCGGGCGTGAACCCCAACTCCGGCATGGGCGATCTTCTGGCGCGCGTCGCCGACAATCCCGAAATCATGGCCGCGATCGAAGAGAACCGCAAAAGCCGCCCGCCGATGTACATGGTCGACAGCGACAAGGGCATCGGCAACCTCCACGTCCCCTCGGACGTGATCATCGACGCCTCCATGCCCGCCCTGATCCGCGCCGGTGGCAAGGGCTGGGGTCCTGACGGCAAGGAACATGACGCGGTTTGCGTGATCCCCGACAATTCCTACGCCCCGGTCTATGACGAGAGCATCGCGTTTTTCAAAGAGAACGGCGCGCTGGATCCTGCCACCGCGGGCACCGTGCAGAACATCGGCCTGATGGCGCAGAAGGCCGAGGAATACGGCTCCCATCCCACCACCTTCGAGATCGCGGAGTCCGGTACCGTCAAGATGATCGCGAGCGACGGCACGGTGCTGCATTCCCACGATGTGCAGCCCGGCGACATCTGGCGCTCTGCCTCTGCCCGCAAGGCGCCGATTGAAGACTGGGTGCAGCTGGCCATCGACCGCCAGAAGGCCACGGGGTTCCGCGCCATTTTCTGGCTGGATGCCAACCGCGCCCATGATGCGCAGTTAATCCAATACGTGAAACCCCTCCTGCAAGCCGCTGGTGTTGCTGATAAATTTGAGATCATGGCACCCCGCGACGCCACCCGCGCCTCGCTGGAAACCATCACCAAGGGTGAGAACACCATCGCCATCACCGGCAACGTGTTGCGCGATTACCTGACCGACCTGTTCCCGATCCTGGAACTGGCGACCTCGGCCAAGATGCTGTCGATCGTGAAGCTGATGCAGGGCGGCGGGCTGTTTGAAACCGGCGCGGGTGGCTCGGCCCCCAAGCACGTCCAGCAGCTGCACGGCGAAGGCCATTTGCGGTGGGACAGCCTGGGTGAATTCTGCGCCCTAGGCGAGTCCTTCACCTTCCTGGCGGACGCCAAGGGCAACGCCAAGGCGCGGGTTCTGGGCAACGCCGTGGATGCAGCGACGCAGGGGATCCTTGATGACAACCGCTCTCCGGGACGCAAGGTGAGCCAGCCCGACAACCGCGACAGTCACTATTGGTTCGCCCGCTACTGGGCCGAGGCCCTGGCCGCGCAGACAGACGACGCCGAACTGGCGGCGGAATTCGCCCCCGTGGCAAAAGCCCTGGCCGAGCACGAGGCGACAATCCTGGCCGAGTTGGACACCACGGAAGGCGCCGAGGCCGATACGGGCGGCTACTACATGAACGACCCGGCCAAGCTGGCGGCGGTCATGCGGCCGTCCGCGACGCTGAACGGGATCATCGGCTAG
- a CDS encoding DUF1326 domain-containing protein, whose protein sequence is MAQTDAVMETPVGQVPWAIKGELILNCNCTVFCPCVISLGKHAPTEGYCQAWSGIRIDEGFYGDEDISGLNVGLVLEIPGLMARGNWKAAAYIDERANEAAYDGLINIFTGKARGTTGLFGVLVSEFLGAERAPVTFETEGNARRLMVGKKIQGEIVPVPGKNGADQVVTNTDYWMGPDITVATATKGRVRAFGRVWDFDGRSAEICQIDWVGPQGK, encoded by the coding sequence ATGGCACAAACAGACGCCGTGATGGAAACCCCCGTTGGCCAGGTCCCCTGGGCAATCAAGGGCGAGTTGATCCTGAATTGCAACTGCACCGTGTTCTGCCCCTGCGTGATCAGCCTTGGCAAACATGCGCCCACGGAAGGCTATTGCCAGGCATGGTCGGGCATCCGCATCGATGAAGGGTTCTACGGCGATGAGGATATCAGCGGCCTGAACGTCGGGCTGGTGCTGGAGATCCCCGGCCTGATGGCACGCGGCAACTGGAAAGCGGCAGCCTATATCGATGAGCGTGCCAACGAGGCGGCCTATGACGGCCTGATCAACATCTTCACCGGCAAGGCGCGGGGCACCACGGGCCTCTTCGGCGTTCTGGTCAGCGAGTTTCTGGGCGCTGAACGCGCGCCCGTCACCTTCGAGACCGAGGGCAACGCCCGCCGCCTGATGGTCGGCAAGAAGATCCAGGGCGAGATCGTGCCTGTGCCGGGCAAGAATGGCGCCGATCAGGTGGTCACCAATACCGATTATTGGATGGGTCCCGACATCACCGTCGCCACCGCCACCAAGGGCCGTGTCCGTGCCTTCGGCCGGGTCTGGGATTTCGATGGCCGCTCGGCCGAGATTTGCCAGATCGACTGGGTCGGACCTCAGGGCAAGTAG
- a CDS encoding methyl-accepting chemotaxis protein, whose protein sequence is MRKLSLAAEISLYGAKMTRNLAVAMVPVIAVTCQITGANAAVFIAIGVFMGAMAFIGVRIGGHMGATLASVALAGQAIVFTSCFAGNAFQVDSHMFFFAALAVVAMANSIPALLVTTVVIALHHLSFGLLMPALVFPSTDVMVNLIRVAFHAVIVLVEVGILILAIRARNQQEAAKQDAVLAAAQAREVAETNADQADRMREEAEQSKAQSAMIVARLAENLSAMASRDLSRRLEDAHGAHFQQIVTDYNRALDIVSDTLAEAIELVAEVDSEASVSAHKTGEIATQLEGQAIQVSTSADSIREITASLQQTVKNIDMARDMAETASQKAAEGGRIVRAAVEGMARIKASSGEISKIIAVIEDISFQTNLLALNAGVEAARAGAAGSGFAVVASEVRALANRTSEAATQVKGLISDSITQVADGATMVDRAGTALDEIEGSVAEASRNVNELSTRVTEQSGSVNDLAGTLSDIETVIQNIAVNTEELSATGSRIASGAVELNERLRQFTVKPNGSQRYDAIAAA, encoded by the coding sequence ATGCGTAAATTGAGCCTTGCGGCAGAGATATCACTCTACGGCGCCAAAATGACACGAAACCTCGCCGTTGCAATGGTGCCCGTCATCGCGGTGACATGCCAGATCACCGGGGCGAATGCCGCGGTCTTCATCGCCATTGGCGTCTTCATGGGCGCGATGGCCTTCATCGGTGTCAGGATCGGCGGACACATGGGGGCCACGCTTGCCAGTGTTGCCCTGGCGGGCCAGGCGATTGTGTTTACCTCGTGCTTTGCGGGCAATGCGTTTCAAGTCGACAGTCACATGTTCTTCTTTGCGGCTCTCGCGGTGGTCGCCATGGCGAATTCCATTCCGGCCCTACTGGTCACAACCGTCGTCATCGCCCTACATCACCTGAGTTTCGGTCTGCTCATGCCCGCGTTGGTGTTCCCGTCAACGGACGTGATGGTCAATCTGATCCGCGTGGCCTTTCATGCCGTGATCGTTCTGGTGGAGGTTGGCATCCTGATCCTGGCCATTCGGGCGCGAAATCAGCAAGAGGCCGCCAAACAAGACGCAGTCCTTGCCGCGGCTCAAGCGCGCGAGGTTGCGGAAACCAATGCAGACCAGGCCGACCGGATGCGCGAAGAGGCCGAGCAGTCCAAGGCCCAATCGGCCATGATCGTGGCGCGTTTGGCCGAGAACCTGAGTGCCATGGCAAGCCGGGATCTGTCGCGTCGCCTGGAGGATGCCCATGGCGCGCATTTCCAGCAAATCGTGACAGATTATAACCGCGCTCTCGATATCGTTTCCGACACGTTGGCCGAGGCGATAGAGCTTGTTGCAGAGGTTGATTCCGAGGCCTCCGTATCGGCGCATAAGACCGGCGAGATTGCCACGCAACTTGAAGGGCAAGCGATCCAGGTGTCGACTTCGGCCGATTCCATTCGAGAGATCACGGCGTCCTTGCAGCAGACCGTAAAGAACATCGACATGGCGCGCGACATGGCGGAAACCGCCTCTCAGAAGGCTGCGGAAGGGGGGCGCATTGTCCGCGCCGCAGTAGAAGGGATGGCGCGTATCAAGGCCTCGTCGGGCGAAATCAGCAAGATCATTGCAGTGATCGAGGATATTTCCTTCCAGACCAATCTGCTCGCCCTCAACGCCGGCGTGGAAGCGGCGCGGGCAGGTGCCGCCGGGTCCGGTTTTGCAGTCGTGGCCTCGGAAGTTCGCGCGCTGGCCAACCGGACCTCAGAGGCGGCGACCCAGGTGAAAGGATTGATCTCGGACAGCATCACTCAGGTCGCCGATGGCGCAACAATGGTCGATCGGGCAGGCACAGCCCTTGATGAGATCGAAGGGTCGGTCGCAGAAGCAAGCCGCAATGTGAATGAACTGTCGACCAGGGTCACAGAGCAGTCAGGCTCCGTGAACGATCTGGCGGGCACCCTCAGTGATATCGAGACCGTGATACAAAACATTGCCGTCAATACGGAAGAGCTGTCAGCGACCGGAAGCCGGATCGCGAGTGGGGCAGTCGAACTCAACGAAAGGCTGCGCCAATTCACGGTGAAGCCCAATGGAAGCCAGCGTTACGACGCGATCGCCGCGGCCTAA
- a CDS encoding NADP-dependent isocitrate dehydrogenase, whose translation MTKIKVENPIVEMDGDEMTRIIWAFIKEKLILPYLDIDLLYYDLGIEERDRTNDQITVDAANKTKEVGVAVKCATITPDEARVEEFGLKEMWRSPNGTIRNILGGVIFRQPIICKNVPRLVPGWTKPIVVGRHAFGDQYKATDMKFPGAGTLTMKFTGDDGTVEEREVYKADGPGVFMSMYNIDASIYDFARASLNYGLNLGWPVYLSTKNTILKQYDGRFLEIFAEVYEAEFKDAFEEAGIWYEHRLIDDMVACAIKWNGGFVWACKNYDGDVQSDVVAQGFGSLGMMASVLMTPDGKIVESEAAHGTVTRHFRNHQEGKATSTNSIASIYAWTGGLKHRAKLDDNARLLEFAETLERVIVETVEAGHMTKDLALLVGPDQGWLTTMGFLEKIDENLQAALNG comes from the coding sequence ATGACCAAAATCAAAGTCGAAAACCCCATCGTCGAGATGGACGGCGACGAGATGACCCGGATTATCTGGGCCTTCATCAAGGAAAAGCTGATCCTGCCCTATCTGGACATCGATCTGCTTTACTATGATCTGGGCATCGAGGAACGCGACCGTACCAACGACCAGATCACCGTGGATGCGGCCAACAAGACCAAGGAAGTCGGCGTGGCGGTCAAATGCGCCACCATCACCCCCGATGAAGCCCGCGTTGAAGAGTTTGGGCTGAAGGAAATGTGGCGTTCCCCCAATGGCACGATCCGCAACATTCTGGGCGGCGTGATCTTTCGTCAGCCGATCATCTGCAAGAACGTCCCCCGCCTTGTGCCGGGCTGGACCAAACCGATTGTTGTTGGCCGTCATGCGTTTGGCGATCAATACAAAGCCACCGACATGAAGTTTCCGGGTGCAGGTACGCTGACCATGAAGTTCACCGGCGACGATGGCACGGTAGAAGAGCGCGAGGTCTATAAGGCCGACGGCCCCGGCGTCTTCATGTCGATGTACAACATCGACGCCTCCATTTACGACTTCGCCCGCGCGTCGTTGAATTATGGCCTCAACCTTGGCTGGCCCGTCTATCTATCGACCAAGAATACCATTCTTAAACAATACGATGGCCGCTTCCTTGAGATCTTCGCCGAGGTCTATGAGGCCGAATTCAAAGACGCGTTCGAGGAGGCAGGCATCTGGTACGAGCATCGCCTGATCGACGACATGGTCGCCTGTGCGATCAAGTGGAACGGCGGGTTTGTGTGGGCCTGCAAGAACTACGACGGCGACGTTCAGTCCGATGTGGTCGCGCAGGGCTTCGGCTCGCTTGGCATGATGGCCTCGGTCCTGATGACGCCCGACGGCAAGATCGTGGAATCGGAAGCCGCCCATGGCACCGTCACGCGCCACTTCCGCAACCATCAGGAGGGCAAAGCGACTTCCACCAATTCCATCGCCTCGATCTACGCCTGGACCGGCGGGCTGAAGCATCGCGCCAAGCTGGACGACAACGCGCGGCTTCTGGAATTTGCAGAAACGCTGGAGCGGGTCATCGTGGAAACGGTTGAGGCCGGCCACATGACCAAGGACCTCGCCCTGCTGGTCGGCCCCGATCAAGGCTGGCTGACCACGATGGGGTTCCTTGAGAAGATCGACGAGAACCTGCAAGCGGCCCTCAACGGCTAG
- a CDS encoding c-type cytochrome has product MKIAPLIGAVAGLLAAGCTPVLDDRVSAANGASLFAENCAACHGPQGRGYDGPSRDWTPPPDLSLLSQRNGGVFPEIATLATIYGSVGHIDPERTMPEFGAGDLGPTVVVEVEEGVGTPIPADLVALAEYLRTIQR; this is encoded by the coding sequence ATGAAGATTGCGCCTCTGATCGGAGCCGTGGCAGGGCTTCTTGCCGCGGGCTGCACGCCGGTCCTCGATGACCGCGTCAGCGCTGCAAATGGGGCCAGCTTGTTCGCCGAGAATTGCGCGGCCTGCCATGGCCCGCAGGGACGGGGCTACGACGGGCCAAGCCGCGACTGGACGCCGCCGCCGGACCTGAGCCTTCTGTCGCAGCGCAATGGTGGTGTGTTTCCTGAGATCGCAACACTGGCGACCATCTATGGCTCGGTCGGGCATATCGACCCCGAACGCACAATGCCTGAATTCGGCGCGGGTGATCTGGGGCCGACGGTCGTGGTGGAAGTGGAGGAGGGGGTCGGCACGCCGATCCCGGCGGATCTGGTGGCACTGGCGGAATATCTGCGCACGATACAGCGCTGA